A window of the Eretmochelys imbricata isolate rEreImb1 chromosome 7, rEreImb1.hap1, whole genome shotgun sequence genome harbors these coding sequences:
- the ZDHHC24 gene encoding putative palmitoyltransferase ZDHHC24 — MQAGRGGRWQRLDAALCLPLCVTVALMGAVCTEVLCLLLWPAEPTQLPLALHLPLLLFLLANVLGNMGLFVTTSPSIKGVMLSGGAVGQGWEYCYTCQSHVPPRCHHCYTCNVCMLRRDHHCVLLGQCVGYHNYRYFLCLLLHGWVALLYASLLNADIFMAMLHEGVTLHSILLLLMPWLMLLTGQVSTLTFIYAFVADTCVVSFLFCSGFLFLHVLLSLRGQTIREWFGESRCYDLGWRRNLQEALGDRWHLVWLCPLLASPLPGDGVAFERRAPCTEPSTKPVVF; from the exons ATGCaggcgggccggggcgggcggtggcAGCGCCTGGATGCCGCGCTGTGCCTGCCCCTGTGTGTGACCGTGGCCCTGATGGGGGCCGTGTGCACAGAGGTGCTGTGCCTGCTTCTCTGGCCTGCGGagcccacccagctgcccctggccctgcacctgcccctcctgctcttcctcctgGCCAACGTGCTGGGCAATATGGGCCTCTTCGTCACCACCAGCCCAAGCATCAAAGGGGTCATGCTGTCCGGAGGCGCCGTGGGACAGGGCTGGGA GTATTGCTACACCTGCCAGTCCCACGTGCCCCCCCGCTGTCACCACTGCTACACCTGCAACGTGTGCATGCTGCGCCGGGACCACCACTGTGTGCTGCTGGGCCAGTGTGTGGGCTACCATAACTACCGTTACTTCCTTTGCCTCCTGCTGCACGGCTGGGTGGCCCTGCTCTACGCCAGCCTGCTCAACGCTGACATCTTCATGGCCATGCTGCATGAGGGAGTCACCCTGCacagcatcctcctcctcctcatgccGTGGCTCATGCTACTGACGG GCCAGGTGAGCACCTTGACCTTCATCTATGCTTTCGTGGCGGACACCTGCGTGGTCAGTTTCCTCTTCTGCTCCGGCTTCCTCTTCTTACACGTGCTGCTGAGCCTGCGTGGCCAGACGATCAGGGAGTGGTTTGGGGAGAGCCGCTGCTATGACCTGGGCTGGCGCCGCAACCTGCAGGAGGCATTGGGGGACAGGTGGCACCTTGTCTGGCTATGCCCGCTCCTGGcctccccacttcctggggatGGCGTGGCCTTTGAGAGGAGAGCACCCTGCACTGAGCCTTCCACCAAGCCAGTCGTTTTCTGA